A window of the Synechococcus sp. M16.1 genome harbors these coding sequences:
- a CDS encoding cation-translocating P-type ATPase: protein MSPSVQTVVLDVEGMKCGGCVRAVETTLLDQPGVQRADVNLVSRSAWLDLTAGESDVKGVLKALADRGFPAKERSLDAPIGAAAAGQALPGWWQQWRQLMVALVLLLLSVLGHVSEAGHLSLPLIGSLPFHATLATAALLGPGRPILVGGVAAARAGAPSMDSLVGLGVSSAYVASLVALVWPQVGWPCFFNEPVMLLGFVLLGRFLEERARFRTGQALQQLAELQPDTARLLLSDGAIREVRVGALRPGETVQLLAGDRIPVDGVVLEGASAIDVSSLTGEPLPLQAEPGTELSSGSLNLESTLVLKVTRVGAETALARIIRLVEHAQARRAPIQGLADRVAGRFCYGVIGLALATFLFWWLFGAEHWPEVLQASAPGMPMTHAMSHGVDHGHGMHHGGLGSGASTPMGLALQLSIAVLVVACPCALGLATPTVITVATGLAARRGWLFRGGDVIETAAGLDHVVFDKTGTLTLGRPLVTDVYGNDPDHLLQLAASLEQSSRHPLAYALLQEAQRRELALLDCEDVRTVSGLGLAGHVDGASARVRVGKPDWLEEQGVAIASTAQDWLSTAEGSVVAVAVGAVLVGLVQIEDQLRPDVAPALQRLRSHGLALSVFSGDRQAAVQRLGQQLGFAAKDLGWEMLPEQKLQRLEQLRQAERVAMVGDGINDAPALAAADLGIAIGTGTQIAQDSAGLVLLGDRLDNLPEALSLARRTLVKVRQNLFWAFGYNLIVLPVAAGALLPSHGVLLSPPLAALLMALSSITVVLNALALRLP, encoded by the coding sequence GTGAGCCCTTCGGTTCAGACCGTCGTCCTGGATGTGGAAGGGATGAAATGCGGCGGTTGCGTCCGCGCTGTGGAAACCACCCTGCTGGATCAGCCCGGTGTTCAGCGCGCCGATGTGAATCTGGTCAGCCGCTCGGCCTGGCTCGATCTCACTGCCGGTGAGAGTGATGTAAAGGGTGTCTTGAAAGCCCTGGCAGACAGAGGCTTTCCGGCCAAGGAGCGTTCCCTGGATGCCCCGATCGGAGCGGCGGCTGCCGGGCAGGCGCTGCCGGGCTGGTGGCAGCAATGGCGACAGCTGATGGTGGCCCTGGTGCTGCTGTTGCTGTCGGTGCTGGGGCATGTCAGCGAGGCAGGGCATTTGTCGCTGCCTCTGATCGGCAGCCTGCCTTTCCACGCCACGTTGGCCACGGCGGCTCTGCTGGGGCCGGGCCGTCCGATCCTGGTGGGTGGTGTTGCGGCTGCTCGCGCAGGGGCCCCCAGCATGGATTCCCTCGTGGGCCTGGGGGTGAGCAGTGCCTATGTGGCCAGCCTGGTGGCCTTGGTTTGGCCCCAGGTGGGTTGGCCCTGCTTTTTCAATGAACCGGTGATGTTGCTGGGATTCGTCCTGCTGGGACGTTTCCTCGAGGAACGGGCCCGTTTCCGGACCGGTCAGGCCCTGCAGCAACTGGCTGAGCTCCAGCCGGACACGGCGCGCCTGCTGTTGAGCGACGGGGCGATTCGTGAGGTGCGCGTTGGTGCTCTCAGGCCCGGTGAAACCGTGCAGTTGCTGGCCGGCGACCGCATTCCGGTGGATGGGGTGGTGCTTGAGGGGGCCTCGGCCATTGATGTGTCCAGCCTCACCGGTGAGCCCTTGCCACTGCAGGCGGAGCCCGGCACGGAGTTGTCCTCCGGCAGCCTCAATCTGGAGTCAACCCTGGTTTTGAAGGTCACCCGTGTCGGTGCCGAAACCGCCCTGGCCCGGATCATTCGTCTGGTGGAGCATGCCCAGGCCCGTCGGGCCCCCATCCAGGGCCTGGCCGATCGTGTGGCAGGCCGTTTTTGCTATGGCGTGATCGGCCTGGCCCTCGCCACGTTTCTGTTCTGGTGGTTGTTCGGCGCTGAACACTGGCCTGAGGTTCTGCAGGCGTCAGCCCCTGGGATGCCCATGACCCATGCGATGTCCCATGGGGTGGACCATGGCCATGGGATGCATCACGGCGGCTTGGGCAGTGGAGCCAGCACCCCGATGGGTCTGGCCCTGCAACTGTCAATCGCCGTGCTGGTGGTCGCCTGTCCCTGTGCCCTGGGTCTGGCGACCCCCACTGTGATCACGGTGGCCACCGGCTTGGCAGCACGGCGCGGCTGGCTGTTCCGCGGTGGTGATGTGATCGAAACAGCCGCCGGTTTGGACCATGTGGTCTTCGACAAGACCGGCACCCTCACCTTGGGTCGTCCCCTCGTGACCGATGTGTACGGGAATGACCCGGATCATTTGTTGCAGCTCGCGGCCAGCCTGGAGCAAAGCAGCCGCCATCCCTTGGCCTACGCCCTGCTGCAGGAGGCCCAGCGCCGTGAGCTCGCGCTACTGGATTGCGAAGACGTTCGCACCGTCTCCGGCCTGGGCCTGGCGGGCCACGTGGACGGTGCATCGGCTCGGGTGCGTGTTGGCAAGCCCGACTGGTTGGAGGAGCAGGGTGTTGCGATCGCTTCCACCGCCCAGGACTGGCTCTCTACCGCTGAAGGCTCGGTGGTGGCTGTGGCTGTGGGAGCTGTCCTGGTGGGCCTGGTGCAGATCGAGGATCAGCTGCGCCCGGATGTTGCCCCGGCGTTGCAACGCCTGCGCTCGCACGGTCTGGCGCTCTCGGTGTTCAGTGGTGATCGGCAGGCGGCTGTGCAGCGCCTTGGTCAGCAGCTGGGCTTTGCCGCCAAGGATCTGGGCTGGGAGATGCTGCCGGAGCAGAAGTTGCAGCGCCTCGAGCAGCTGCGGCAGGCGGAGCGGGTGGCCATGGTGGGCGACGGCATCAACGATGCGCCGGCCCTGGCCGCGGCTGATCTTGGGATTGCCATTGGCACTGGAACCCAGATCGCTCAAGACTCCGCTGGTCTGGTGTTGCTCGGCGATCGGCTCGACAATCTGCCCGAAGCCCTCAGCCTGGCGCGCCGCACCCTGGTGAAGGTGCGGCAGAACCTGTTCTGGGCCTTTGGTTACAACCTCATCGTTCTCCCGGTGGCCGCCGGTGCCCTGCTCCCCAGCCATGGGGTGCTGCTGTCGCCCCCGTTGGCGGCGCTGTTGATGGCCCTGAGTTCGATCACGGTGGTGCTCAACGCCCTGGCTCTTCGCTTGCCATGA
- the rpaB gene encoding response regulator transcription factor RpaB, with translation MTATAPTKETILVVDDEASIRRILETRLSMIGYNVVTACDGTEALELFPTCTPDLVVLDVMMPKLDGYGVCQELRKESDVPIVMLTALGDVADRITGLELGADDYVVKPFSPKELEARIRCVLRRVEKEQVAGIPNSGVIQVSDLRIDTNKRQVFRGDERIRLTGMEFSLLELLVSRSGEPFNRGEILKEVWGYTPERHVDTRVVDVHISRLRSKLEDDPANPELILTARGTGYLFQRIVDSVASEGP, from the coding sequence ATGACGGCCACGGCTCCCACCAAGGAAACGATCCTCGTGGTCGACGACGAGGCATCAATCCGACGGATCCTGGAAACCCGTCTATCCATGATCGGATACAACGTCGTAACCGCCTGCGACGGCACCGAAGCCCTGGAATTGTTCCCCACCTGCACGCCCGACCTGGTGGTGCTGGACGTGATGATGCCAAAGCTGGACGGCTATGGCGTCTGCCAGGAGCTGCGCAAGGAATCCGACGTTCCCATCGTGATGCTGACGGCCCTCGGCGACGTGGCTGACCGGATCACCGGGCTTGAGCTCGGCGCCGATGACTATGTGGTGAAGCCTTTCAGCCCGAAGGAGCTGGAAGCCCGCATCCGCTGCGTGCTGCGCCGGGTCGAGAAGGAGCAGGTGGCGGGCATACCCAACTCCGGCGTCATCCAGGTCAGCGACCTGCGCATCGATACCAACAAACGCCAGGTGTTCCGCGGCGATGAACGCATCCGCCTAACGGGGATGGAGTTCAGCCTGTTGGAACTGCTGGTGAGCCGTTCCGGCGAGCCGTTCAACCGCGGCGAAATCCTCAAAGAGGTGTGGGGCTACACCCCGGAGCGCCATGTGGACACCCGGGTGGTTGATGTTCATATCTCCCGTCTGCGCTCCAAATTGGAGGATGATCCTGCCAATCCCGAGTTGATCCTCACAGCTCGGGGCACCGGCTACCTGTTCCAGCGCATCGTCGATTCCGTTGCCTCCGAAGGACCCTGA
- the fabD gene encoding ACP S-malonyltransferase — translation MAIAWVFPGQGSQKVGMAEALLSIEGSRERFAMASELLGRDLLAICQGESGGGDGLDDLNDTRNTQPALFVIESVLADNLQQQGREPALVAGHSLGELVALYSAGVFGLETGLQLMKTRSELMANAGGGAMTAVIGFDRAQLDDLVAATDGVSIANDNSDAQVVISGSPEAVESVSGALKCKRAIPLAVSGAFHSPFMAEAAERFAAELDNVPFLDARVPVLSNSAASASTSADELKQRLKQQMTTGVRWRETMAAMTDSGVNTLVEIGPGNVLSGLAKRSMSGVTTAQISGAGDLGQ, via the coding sequence ATGGCGATCGCCTGGGTCTTTCCCGGTCAGGGCTCTCAAAAAGTGGGCATGGCGGAAGCGCTGCTCAGCATCGAAGGCAGCCGCGAGCGTTTCGCCATGGCCTCCGAGCTGCTGGGGCGTGATCTGCTGGCGATCTGCCAAGGGGAAAGCGGCGGTGGTGATGGCCTGGATGACCTCAACGACACCCGCAACACCCAGCCCGCCCTGTTTGTGATCGAATCGGTGCTGGCCGACAACCTTCAGCAGCAGGGCCGCGAGCCTGCGCTGGTGGCCGGCCACAGCCTGGGCGAGCTGGTTGCTCTGTACAGCGCAGGGGTATTTGGGCTGGAGACCGGTCTGCAGCTGATGAAAACCCGCTCAGAACTGATGGCGAACGCCGGGGGCGGCGCCATGACGGCCGTGATCGGCTTCGATCGCGCTCAGCTGGACGATCTGGTGGCCGCCACGGACGGCGTCAGCATCGCCAACGACAACAGCGATGCGCAGGTGGTGATCTCTGGCTCTCCAGAGGCCGTGGAAAGCGTGAGTGGAGCCCTGAAATGCAAACGCGCCATCCCCCTGGCCGTCTCCGGAGCCTTCCACTCCCCGTTCATGGCGGAGGCGGCTGAACGCTTCGCCGCCGAGCTGGACAACGTGCCCTTCCTGGATGCCCGCGTTCCAGTACTCAGCAACAGCGCCGCCAGCGCCAGCACCAGTGCGGACGAGCTCAAACAGCGCCTGAAGCAGCAGATGACCACCGGTGTGCGCTGGCGCGAAACCATGGCAGCGATGACCGACAGCGGTGTGAACACCCTGGTGGAAATCGGTCCGGGCAACGTGCTCAGCGGCCTGGCCAAACGCAGCATGAGCGGGGTCACCACCGCCCAGATCTCCGGGGCTGGAGACCTCGGACAGTGA
- the tmk gene encoding dTMP kinase, with product MNGRFIVLEGIDGCGKTTQIQHLVEWLPNSGLMPKGAAVLCTREPGGTPLGRSIRELLLHTADQEAPAPTAELLLYAADRAQHVETLIRPALERGDWVISDRFSGSTLAYQGYGRGLDQDLIQRLEQIATTGLQPDLTLWLRLSVQESLRRRLGDKEDRIEAEGAAFLERVAQGFVELAQQRSWCAVAADQSASAVRAALERQLQEHLA from the coding sequence ATGAACGGTCGCTTCATTGTTCTGGAGGGCATCGATGGCTGCGGCAAGACCACGCAGATCCAGCATCTGGTCGAGTGGTTGCCCAACAGCGGTCTGATGCCGAAGGGCGCTGCTGTGCTCTGCACCCGTGAGCCGGGAGGCACTCCCCTGGGGCGCTCGATTCGGGAACTCCTGCTGCACACGGCAGATCAGGAGGCACCAGCTCCCACCGCTGAACTGTTGCTGTATGCCGCCGACCGGGCTCAGCATGTTGAAACGCTGATCCGTCCTGCGCTGGAGCGTGGTGATTGGGTGATCAGCGATCGTTTCTCGGGATCGACCCTTGCCTATCAAGGCTATGGCCGTGGGTTGGATCAGGACTTGATTCAGCGGCTCGAACAGATCGCCACCACGGGGCTGCAGCCCGATCTCACCCTTTGGCTGCGCCTTTCCGTTCAAGAGAGCCTGCGGCGCCGTCTCGGGGACAAAGAGGACCGCATCGAAGCCGAGGGAGCTGCATTCCTGGAGCGGGTTGCACAGGGTTTTGTCGAGTTGGCCCAGCAGCGCTCCTGGTGCGCCGTCGCTGCAGATCAGTCAGCCAGCGCCGTTCGTGCTGCTCTGGAACGTCAGCTTCAGGAGCATCTGGCTTGA
- the holB gene encoding DNA polymerase III subunit delta' — MSALFGDLIGQPLAVDLLSAALAQGRVAPAYLFAGPEGVGRQLAAVRFLEGLLADGQPSARERRRLLERNHPDLLWVEPTYQHQGRLLTRAEAEEAGLSRRTPPQLRLEQIRDIGRCLARQPVEAKRGMVVIEAAEAMAEAAANALLKTLEEPGHGVLILLTSAPERLLSTIRSRCQLIRFLRLNPEAMAQVLERTGASAQDAPELLALAAGSPGALIDHRRSLAGLPEALVQRLDSFPATPMEALALARDLCEALDGEQQLWLIGWWQHRLWRSGSSASSLKRLDTLRGQLLSFVQPRLAWEVALLDLTPSVS; from the coding sequence TTGAGCGCTCTGTTTGGGGATCTGATCGGCCAGCCCCTCGCTGTTGATCTGCTTTCGGCGGCCCTGGCCCAGGGCCGTGTTGCCCCGGCCTATCTCTTTGCCGGCCCTGAAGGGGTGGGACGCCAGTTGGCGGCGGTGCGTTTTCTGGAGGGACTGCTGGCCGATGGTCAGCCCTCGGCCCGGGAACGCCGACGCCTGCTGGAACGCAATCACCCCGACCTGCTCTGGGTGGAGCCCACCTATCAGCATCAGGGCCGTTTGCTGACCCGCGCCGAAGCCGAGGAGGCGGGGCTCAGCCGCCGCACTCCGCCCCAGTTGCGCTTGGAGCAGATCCGCGACATCGGACGCTGTCTGGCCCGGCAGCCAGTGGAGGCGAAGCGCGGCATGGTTGTGATTGAGGCTGCTGAGGCGATGGCGGAAGCTGCGGCCAATGCCCTGTTGAAAACGCTGGAGGAACCCGGCCATGGGGTGCTGATTCTGTTGACCTCAGCCCCCGAGCGGTTGCTCAGCACAATTCGCTCCCGCTGTCAGTTGATCCGCTTCCTTCGGCTCAACCCCGAGGCCATGGCCCAGGTGCTCGAGCGCACCGGCGCCTCAGCTCAGGATGCCCCGGAACTTCTGGCCCTGGCTGCCGGGTCTCCAGGCGCTCTGATCGACCATCGCCGCAGCCTGGCTGGTCTGCCCGAGGCGTTGGTTCAGCGCCTCGATTCGTTTCCCGCTACTCCCATGGAGGCGCTGGCATTGGCACGCGATCTCTGCGAAGCCCTCGATGGCGAGCAGCAGCTCTGGTTGATTGGCTGGTGGCAGCACCGGCTTTGGCGCTCCGGCAGTTCCGCCTCAAGTCTCAAGCGCTTGGACACGCTGCGCGGCCAGCTGCTTTCGTTCGTTCAGCCGCGATTGGCCTGGGAGGTGGCGCTGCTGGACCTCACGCCATCCGTCTCCTAG
- the radA gene encoding DNA repair protein RadA yields the protein MPKSTAVFICQVCGARARQFFGRCPECGSWNSLVEQSQPADDGRRRRSAPDPEQAAAPRRSTAMASLEDQPLQRLATGSAEFDRVLGGGLVPGSLVLVGGDPGIGKSTLLLQSASAMAAGASVLYVSAEESAQQVKLRWQRLAGGASELQLLAETDLELVLEELEALRPAVAIIDSIQALHDANLTSAPGSVGQVRECAAALQRLAKRQNISLLLVGHVTKEGMLAGPKVLEHLVDAVLTFEGDRFASHRLLRAVKNRFGATHELGLFEMQSGGLAEVGNPSELFLSDARASGVATIVACEGTRSLVVDLQALVNVTSYASPRRTATGIGTNRLHQILAVLEKHMGLPLSRFDCYLAVAGGLEVEEPAADLGVAAAVVASFRDLTLPAGTVLIGELGLGGQLRPVGQLELRLQEAARLGFQRAVVPRGSGLGDLASGLDLALLEADSVTEALVLALGDAVQPDQD from the coding sequence GTGCCCAAATCCACCGCTGTTTTCATCTGTCAGGTCTGTGGAGCCCGTGCCCGACAGTTTTTCGGCCGTTGCCCGGAGTGCGGCAGCTGGAATTCGCTGGTGGAGCAATCCCAGCCCGCCGACGATGGCCGTCGCCGCCGCAGTGCTCCGGATCCGGAGCAGGCCGCTGCCCCGCGACGCTCCACGGCCATGGCCTCGCTGGAGGATCAGCCGCTGCAGCGGCTGGCGACAGGGTCGGCGGAATTTGACCGCGTTCTGGGTGGTGGCCTGGTTCCCGGTTCGCTGGTGCTGGTGGGAGGTGATCCGGGCATCGGCAAGAGCACATTGCTGCTGCAGAGCGCCTCGGCCATGGCGGCCGGTGCATCCGTGCTCTATGTGAGTGCTGAGGAATCAGCGCAGCAGGTGAAGCTGCGCTGGCAGCGGCTTGCCGGGGGGGCATCGGAGCTGCAGTTGCTGGCCGAAACCGATCTGGAACTGGTGCTGGAGGAGCTGGAGGCGCTGCGCCCCGCGGTGGCGATCATCGACAGCATTCAGGCATTGCATGACGCCAACCTCACGAGTGCGCCGGGGTCCGTCGGTCAGGTGCGTGAATGTGCGGCTGCCCTGCAACGGCTGGCGAAACGCCAGAACATCTCGTTGTTGTTGGTGGGCCACGTCACCAAAGAAGGCATGTTGGCCGGCCCGAAGGTGTTGGAACACCTCGTGGATGCGGTGCTCACCTTCGAGGGAGACCGCTTCGCCAGTCATCGCCTGTTGCGGGCCGTCAAGAACCGCTTCGGTGCCACCCATGAGTTGGGTTTGTTTGAGATGCAAAGCGGTGGCCTGGCCGAGGTGGGCAACCCCAGTGAGCTGTTCCTCAGCGATGCCCGCGCCTCCGGTGTCGCCACGATCGTGGCCTGTGAGGGCACGCGCTCGTTGGTGGTGGATCTGCAGGCCTTGGTGAACGTCACCAGCTATGCCAGTCCGCGACGCACGGCGACAGGGATCGGCACCAACCGTCTGCACCAGATCCTCGCGGTGCTGGAGAAGCACATGGGACTGCCGCTCTCCCGCTTCGACTGCTATCTGGCCGTGGCCGGTGGCCTGGAGGTGGAGGAGCCGGCAGCGGATCTGGGGGTCGCTGCAGCGGTGGTGGCCAGCTTCAGGGATCTCACCCTGCCTGCGGGCACGGTGTTGATCGGCGAGCTTGGTTTGGGGGGGCAGTTGCGCCCTGTGGGTCAGCTGGAGCTTCGGCTGCAGGAAGCGGCCCGGCTGGGCTTCCAGCGGGCCGTCGTCCCCCGGGGCAGTGGCCTGGGCGATCTGGCTTCGGGTTTGGATCTCGCTCTTCTGGAGGCCGACAGCGTCACCGAGGCCCTAGTGCTGGCGCTCGGTGATGCCGTGCAGCCCGACCAGGACTGA
- a CDS encoding 1-acyl-sn-glycerol-3-phosphate acyltransferase has protein sequence MSQSSLVRTPKPSLTYRLVSSLLVFPVFRLLFRGSTSGNNRVPMQGPLVVVANHGSHLDPPLLGHALGRPVAFMAKAELFSIPLLGRLIRACGAYPVRRGASDREAIRTATARLEEGWATGVFLDGTRQNDGRINNPLPGAALLAARTGAPLLPVAICNSHRALGSGRSWPRLVPIQLRIGDPIPAPASRRRPDLDATTALLQERINALLDQGPQHP, from the coding sequence GTGAGTCAATCCAGCCTCGTCCGCACCCCCAAGCCGAGCCTCACCTACCGGCTGGTCAGCAGCCTGCTGGTGTTCCCGGTCTTCCGCTTGCTGTTCCGCGGATCGACCTCCGGCAACAACCGAGTGCCCATGCAAGGCCCCCTTGTGGTGGTGGCTAACCATGGTTCGCACCTGGACCCGCCCTTGCTGGGCCATGCCCTGGGACGCCCCGTGGCCTTCATGGCCAAGGCAGAACTGTTCAGCATCCCGTTGCTGGGGCGCTTGATCCGGGCCTGTGGTGCTTATCCCGTGCGGCGAGGTGCCAGCGATCGCGAAGCGATCCGCACCGCCACCGCTCGACTTGAAGAAGGCTGGGCAACGGGGGTGTTTCTGGACGGCACCCGACAGAACGACGGCCGGATCAACAACCCACTCCCCGGAGCGGCCCTGCTTGCGGCTCGCACGGGAGCCCCGCTGCTGCCGGTGGCCATCTGCAACAGCCACCGCGCCTTGGGCAGCGGGCGCAGCTGGCCGCGCCTTGTGCCGATTCAGCTGCGCATCGGCGACCCCATTCCAGCCCCGGCCAGTCGCCGCAGGCCTGATCTGGATGCCACCACCGCTCTGCTGCAGGAACGCATCAACGCTCTGCTGGATCAGGGTCCGCAGCATCCCTGA
- a CDS encoding beta-ketoacyl-ACP synthase III: MLFRGSGSATPSRSISNAELGQRVETSDEWIRSRTGIAARRVVNSDESLAELSGLAAERALEMAGWSADSLDLILLATSTPDDLFGSAPRLQARLGATHAAAFDLTAACSGFLFAVVTAAQYLRSGAMRRILVVGADQLSRWVNWDDRRSCVLFGDAAGAVVLEASENGQDDLDGFLLRSDGSRGEVLQLPQVNQRQPLVGDASHQCGGFSPIQMNGQEVYKFAVREVPAILEKLLAQGGVAADCLDWLLLHQANQRILDAVADRFSVPSEKVLSNLAHYGNTSAATIPLMLDEAVRDGRIQPGHRIASSGFGAGLSWGAALFRWSGPA, encoded by the coding sequence GTGTTGTTCCGAGGGTCTGGCAGCGCGACGCCCAGCCGCTCGATCAGCAACGCAGAGCTGGGCCAGCGGGTTGAGACGAGTGACGAATGGATCCGCAGTCGCACAGGCATTGCCGCGCGACGGGTGGTCAACAGCGACGAATCCCTGGCGGAACTGAGCGGGTTGGCGGCGGAACGCGCCTTAGAGATGGCCGGTTGGTCGGCCGACAGCCTCGATCTCATCCTGTTGGCCACCTCCACCCCAGACGACCTGTTCGGTTCGGCCCCACGGCTGCAGGCGCGCCTCGGCGCCACCCATGCCGCGGCCTTTGATCTCACCGCTGCCTGCAGCGGCTTTCTCTTCGCCGTTGTGACCGCCGCCCAGTATCTGCGCAGCGGGGCGATGCGCCGCATCCTCGTGGTGGGAGCCGATCAACTCAGCCGCTGGGTGAACTGGGACGATCGCCGCTCCTGCGTTCTCTTCGGTGACGCGGCCGGTGCCGTGGTGCTGGAGGCCTCAGAGAACGGCCAGGACGATCTCGACGGATTTCTGTTGCGCTCCGATGGCAGCCGCGGCGAAGTGCTCCAGCTGCCCCAGGTGAACCAGCGCCAGCCCCTGGTGGGGGACGCCAGCCATCAATGCGGCGGCTTCAGCCCCATCCAGATGAACGGTCAGGAGGTCTACAAATTCGCGGTGCGCGAGGTGCCGGCGATTCTCGAGAAGCTGCTTGCACAGGGTGGTGTCGCCGCAGATTGCCTGGATTGGCTGCTGCTGCATCAAGCCAACCAGCGCATCCTTGATGCCGTGGCGGATCGCTTCTCGGTGCCCTCCGAAAAAGTGCTCAGCAACCTGGCCCACTACGGCAACACCTCGGCGGCCACCATTCCCCTGATGCTGGATGAAGCCGTGCGGGATGGCCGCATCCAACCCGGCCACCGCATCGCCAGCAGTGGATTCGGAGCGGGTTTGAGCTGGGGTGCAGCCCTCTTCCGCTGGAGCGGGCCCGCCTAA
- the plsX gene encoding phosphate acyltransferase PlsX, with protein sequence MPPKDPDPTPAPQPRHKTNRPRAIRRLVIWYRRNAAVTTIVDGAASSATAAGSMAGNVAETVVSGAGTVASSVLQPLGFDPLRWLQGGTDADEIDDAERLWVAVDGMGGDHAPGPILEGCLDAIDRLPLKIRFVGEIDRVMAAATSLGLREALESARAAGHLDLVASGPSIGMDDEATAVRRKRDASINVAMDLVKKGEAEAVYSAGNSGAVMASAIFRLGRLKGIDRPAIGALFPTKDPGKPVLVLDVGANMDCKPTYLHQFALLGNIYSRDVLQVKRPRIGLLNIGEEECKGNDLSLKTHELLRDESRLHFAGNCEGRDVLSGDFDVVVCDGFTGNVLLKFLESVGSVLLGVLRAELPRGRRGKVGSAFLRSNLKRIKKRLDHAEHGGALLLGVNGISVIGHGSSKALSVVSALRIAHSAASHGVMEDLATLQQGCD encoded by the coding sequence TTGCCTCCGAAGGACCCTGATCCCACCCCGGCCCCTCAGCCGCGGCATAAAACAAACCGTCCTCGGGCGATCCGTCGCCTGGTGATTTGGTATCGGCGCAATGCCGCCGTCACAACCATCGTTGATGGCGCTGCCAGCTCAGCAACGGCCGCGGGTTCGATGGCCGGCAACGTGGCCGAAACCGTTGTCTCCGGAGCAGGCACGGTGGCCAGCAGCGTGCTCCAACCGCTGGGGTTTGATCCCCTGCGCTGGCTGCAGGGGGGCACCGATGCCGATGAGATCGACGATGCAGAGCGCCTCTGGGTGGCCGTCGATGGCATGGGCGGTGACCATGCGCCGGGGCCGATCCTGGAGGGATGCCTGGACGCCATTGACCGGCTGCCGCTGAAGATCCGCTTCGTGGGGGAGATCGACCGGGTGATGGCTGCCGCCACCAGCCTTGGGCTACGCGAAGCCTTGGAAAGTGCGCGTGCGGCAGGACATCTGGACCTGGTGGCCAGTGGGCCCTCCATCGGCATGGATGACGAAGCCACGGCGGTGCGGCGCAAACGGGACGCCAGCATCAATGTGGCCATGGACCTCGTGAAGAAAGGCGAGGCCGAGGCGGTGTACTCCGCCGGCAATTCCGGGGCGGTGATGGCCTCGGCGATTTTTCGGCTGGGACGGCTGAAGGGCATCGACCGCCCCGCCATCGGCGCCCTGTTCCCCACCAAGGATCCAGGCAAGCCGGTGTTGGTGCTCGATGTGGGCGCCAACATGGACTGCAAGCCCACCTACTTGCACCAGTTCGCCCTGCTGGGGAACATCTACAGCCGGGATGTGCTGCAGGTGAAACGGCCACGCATCGGCCTGCTGAACATTGGCGAGGAGGAGTGCAAGGGGAACGATCTCTCGTTGAAGACCCACGAATTGCTGCGGGACGAATCCAGGCTCCACTTCGCCGGCAACTGCGAAGGCCGGGATGTGCTTTCGGGCGACTTCGATGTGGTGGTCTGCGATGGATTCACCGGCAATGTGCTGCTGAAGTTCTTGGAGTCCGTCGGCAGTGTTCTGCTGGGGGTGCTGCGGGCGGAGCTGCCCCGAGGGCGTCGCGGCAAGGTGGGATCAGCGTTTCTGCGCAGCAACCTGAAGCGCATCAAGAAGCGGCTCGACCATGCCGAACACGGTGGTGCCCTGCTTCTGGGCGTGAACGGCATTTCCGTGATCGGCCACGGCAGCAGCAAAGCCCTCTCGGTGGTCAGTGCCCTGCGCATTGCCCACTCCGCAGCCAGCCATGGGGTGATGGAGGATCTCGCCACGCTGCAACAGGGTTGTGATTGA
- a CDS encoding photosystem I assembly protein Ycf3, which produces MPRSNRNDNFIDKSFTVMADLIVKLLPINARSKEAYVYYRDGLSAQNDGDYAEALENYEEALKLEENSTDRSETLKNMAIIYMSNGEEERAIETYRKALEENPNQPSCLKNMGLIYEKWGRIAEEGGEQDAADRWFDQAADVWTQAVRLNPGGYLDIENWLKSTGRSNVDVYF; this is translated from the coding sequence GTGCCCCGCAGCAACCGCAACGACAACTTCATTGACAAGAGCTTCACGGTGATGGCGGACCTGATCGTCAAGCTGTTGCCGATCAATGCCCGCTCCAAGGAGGCCTACGTCTATTACCGGGATGGCCTCTCCGCCCAGAACGATGGCGACTATGCCGAAGCGCTGGAGAACTACGAGGAGGCCCTGAAGCTTGAGGAGAACTCCACCGACCGGAGCGAAACCCTCAAGAACATGGCCATCATCTACATGTCCAACGGCGAGGAGGAGCGGGCGATCGAGACCTACCGCAAGGCACTCGAGGAAAACCCGAACCAGCCCTCCTGCCTGAAGAACATGGGGCTCATTTACGAGAAGTGGGGCCGCATCGCTGAGGAAGGCGGTGAGCAGGACGCAGCGGATCGCTGGTTTGACCAGGCCGCTGACGTCTGGACCCAGGCCGTGCGCCTCAATCCCGGCGGTTATCTCGATATCGAGAACTGGCTGAAGTCCACGGGCCGCAGCAACGTGGACGTTTACTTCTGA